In one window of Haemophilus parainfluenzae DNA:
- a CDS encoding AAA family ATPase, which translates to MGKGMIEKMKTLSLTSNRQRKDSTIKVIKKRKIPKILLNEINEYAPPIQEEIIIPKEIKDKALTKIKRIYIKSFRGLKEIDLSIADNITLIAGRNGTCKSTILGIIAQCFSFNKDYSQLDEKGKFLNISYKTLTGKKFISYATEHFRLSEKYDLTGTMDINIEVYDAINQLYLDKLQLRLTQETNKNGQLVPRSRLRNNQDTDRAVTHPVIYLGLKRMFPISERKYEEKENEKFIQDNIKDFLKDNNNILAKRSSQVTTTLGIVNSIVAHSDSYDHQSVSVGEDNVGQILQAIYSFKKLKQDMGDNYKGGIILIDELDSALFCAAQIRLLDLLEKYSKELQLQVIITSHSIEIMERLYKSSKRKDQENNFKVHYLTNAYGRIKLLSDIDKMKADIKDCIPDEYLSSPKGINVYTEDQEARDFLHKLCKDSIIEKQLNILDEIHIGCKNYKQFIKYNIPEFTKKSLIILDGDNRTDEDLINNTNVVCLPTELPPDQLLFEYLLNKDEEDPFWEINEIPRSTIISLRASLDITTRLDINTGEKFDLVQVINEYRESDVVKEKPPLRKLFKKWYQSPEIQHLIKNKSLYENWLQNNPQYVTSFLNSLQTALQYTQKYA; encoded by the coding sequence ATGGGCAAGGGGATGATTGAAAAAATGAAAACATTGAGTTTAACTTCTAATAGACAAAGAAAAGATTCAACGATAAAAGTTATAAAGAAACGAAAAATTCCTAAAATATTATTGAATGAAATAAATGAATATGCCCCACCAATTCAAGAGGAAATAATAATTCCTAAAGAGATAAAAGATAAAGCTCTCACTAAGATAAAAAGAATATATATAAAATCATTCCGCGGGTTAAAAGAAATTGACTTATCTATTGCGGATAACATTACATTAATCGCTGGCAGAAATGGAACTTGTAAATCAACAATACTGGGGATTATTGCACAATGTTTTTCTTTTAATAAAGATTACTCTCAATTAGATGAGAAAGGAAAATTCTTAAATATTTCCTATAAAACATTAACAGGGAAAAAGTTTATATCCTATGCAACGGAACATTTTAGATTATCTGAAAAGTATGATCTTACAGGCACAATGGATATTAACATTGAAGTCTATGATGCAATTAATCAGCTTTATCTAGATAAATTACAGTTACGCCTAACTCAAGAGACGAATAAAAATGGGCAGCTGGTTCCACGTTCTAGACTTAGAAATAACCAAGATACTGACAGAGCGGTAACTCACCCAGTAATTTATCTTGGATTGAAAAGAATGTTTCCTATTTCAGAAAGAAAATATGAAGAAAAAGAAAATGAAAAATTTATTCAGGACAACATCAAAGATTTTTTGAAAGATAATAACAATATACTTGCCAAAAGATCTTCTCAAGTAACTACAACCTTGGGTATAGTAAATTCTATTGTCGCTCATTCTGACAGTTATGATCATCAATCAGTATCAGTGGGAGAAGATAACGTTGGCCAGATATTACAAGCAATTTACTCATTTAAGAAGTTAAAACAGGACATGGGAGATAATTATAAAGGGGGGATTATTTTAATTGATGAACTAGATTCAGCTCTTTTCTGCGCGGCACAAATTAGACTACTTGACTTACTAGAAAAATACTCGAAAGAACTACAATTACAGGTAATTATTACATCTCATTCCATTGAGATAATGGAGCGACTTTACAAATCAAGTAAAAGGAAAGATCAAGAAAATAATTTCAAGGTTCATTATCTAACAAATGCGTATGGAAGAATAAAACTGCTTTCAGATATAGATAAAATGAAAGCGGATATAAAAGACTGCATTCCAGACGAATATCTTTCATCACCAAAAGGCATAAATGTTTACACAGAAGATCAAGAGGCAAGAGATTTTTTACATAAATTATGTAAAGATAGTATCATTGAAAAACAACTTAATATACTTGACGAAATACATATAGGCTGTAAAAACTACAAACAATTTATCAAATATAATATTCCAGAGTTTACGAAAAAATCACTTATTATTCTTGATGGAGATAATCGCACAGATGAAGACCTGATCAACAATACAAATGTAGTATGCTTACCAACAGAACTCCCTCCCGATCAACTACTGTTCGAATACTTACTAAATAAAGATGAGGAAGATCCATTCTGGGAAATAAACGAAATCCCCAGATCAACGATCATCTCATTGCGCGCTTCATTAGATATCACAACAAGGTTAGATATTAATACAGGGGAAAAATTTGATTTAGTTCAAGTCATTAATGAATATAGAGAATCCGATGTAGTAAAAGAAAAGCCTCCGCTTAGAAAGCTATTTAAGAAATGGTATCAATCTCCAGAAATCCAGCATCTTATCAAAAATAAGTCACTATACGAAAACTGGCTGCAAAATAATCCACAATATGTGACATCCTTTCTGAATTCTCTCCAAACCGCACTTCAATACACTCAAAAATACGCATAA
- a CDS encoding single-stranded DNA-binding protein, giving the protein MARNTNTVILIGHLGGDPEIRQFQNGGQIATFNLAIGDDYRDKQGNTVKRTHWIPIVVHGNSADVARQYLQKGSKICVTGKLVQESWQDQNGNNRTALKVATQSFEMLDSKARNEMQQPTKDKEKTDPLSAMAEQDGFNDDIPF; this is encoded by the coding sequence ATGGCTCGTAATACCAATACTGTCATATTAATCGGTCATTTAGGTGGTGATCCAGAAATCCGACAATTCCAAAATGGCGGTCAAATTGCAACATTTAATCTTGCTATCGGCGATGATTACCGTGATAAACAAGGTAATACAGTTAAACGCACACATTGGATACCCATTGTAGTGCACGGCAATTCTGCCGATGTAGCAAGACAATATCTTCAAAAAGGCTCAAAAATCTGCGTAACAGGAAAACTGGTACAGGAAAGTTGGCAAGATCAAAACGGCAATAATCGCACCGCACTTAAAGTAGCGACACAATCGTTTGAAATGCTAGACAGTAAAGCAAGAAATGAGATGCAACAGCCAACCAAAGATAAAGAAAAAACCGATCCATTAAGTGCAATGGCTGAACAAGATGGGTTTAATGATGATATTCCGTTTTGA
- a CDS encoding siphovirus Gp157 family protein, whose product MKLYEITEQLENIKELLENPEFVDNADIAKALDAVQQDFDKKAENVVYVIKNTEGDIEVIDAEIKRLQAMKKQRQNGIEQIKNYLKHNMEATGTAKINCPLFTISYRESKQSAVQLDEDLFLANNCDETLVNVKITANKTEIKARLKAGEEIPGAKLVDSQILTIR is encoded by the coding sequence ATGAAACTTTACGAAATCACCGAACAACTCGAAAACATCAAAGAATTGCTCGAAAATCCTGAATTTGTAGATAACGCTGATATTGCCAAAGCATTAGATGCGGTGCAGCAAGATTTTGACAAAAAAGCGGAGAATGTCGTCTATGTCATTAAAAATACAGAGGGTGATATTGAAGTGATTGACGCTGAAATTAAACGCTTACAGGCAATGAAAAAGCAGCGCCAAAACGGTATTGAGCAGATTAAAAACTATCTCAAACACAATATGGAAGCAACGGGCACGGCAAAAATTAACTGTCCATTGTTTACCATTTCTTACCGTGAAAGTAAGCAAAGTGCGGTGCAATTAGATGAAGATTTATTCCTCGCCAACAACTGCGATGAAACCCTTGTTAATGTGAAAATCACAGCAAATAAAACCGAAATTAAAGCACGATTAAAAGCAGGGGAAGAAATTCCTGGTGCAAAATTGGTTGATAGTCAAATTCTGACGATTAGATAA
- a CDS encoding Cro/CI family transcriptional regulator, with translation MFKDDVIKFFGNSRKLARVLNISPAAVSQWGKVIPEKNAYKLQYLTKGKLKVDSDLYSKA, from the coding sequence ATGTTTAAAGATGATGTTATTAAATTCTTTGGCAACTCTAGAAAACTTGCCAGAGTTTTGAATATTAGTCCTGCCGCAGTTTCCCAATGGGGAAAGGTAATCCCTGAAAAAAATGCATATAAATTGCAATACTTAACTAAGGGTAAGTTAAAAGTCGATTCAGATCTTTATTCAAAAGCTTGA
- a CDS encoding helix-turn-helix domain-containing protein, which translates to MSMRLMVQAMNCKVGNPARKLVLLKLADNANDDGICFPSYQYIADKCEMSKRSAISHIDDLIKMGLVTKKARKNKDGSSANLYLLHLEQGSENSALGGEKFALGSENSALGGSENSAPITSHSFNLSINHVSDDENSANAEHTEVGGADKPHTDKKQNSIKVNYSAVAETYNDLVKELNSNLPLIANPSQLSDKRKKAIKKLAQVFIKRFEIDNDVESSLGEYIKDFLQSAPSFYFGENNRGWKADFEYILRESTLDKVLEGNL; encoded by the coding sequence ATGAGTATGAGATTAATGGTTCAAGCTATGAATTGTAAGGTTGGCAATCCTGCTAGAAAACTTGTGCTTTTAAAACTAGCTGATAATGCCAATGATGATGGAATTTGTTTTCCTAGTTATCAATACATTGCCGATAAATGCGAAATGTCAAAACGTAGTGCGATTAGTCACATTGATGATTTAATCAAAATGGGATTGGTCACCAAAAAAGCGCGAAAAAATAAAGATGGTTCAAGTGCAAATTTATATCTTTTACACCTTGAGCAAGGTAGTGAAAATTCTGCACTAGGGGGTGAAAAATTTGCACTGGGTAGTGAAAATTCTGCACTAGGGGGTAGTGAAAATTCTGCACCCATAACCAGTCACTCTTTTAACCTATCAATTAACCATGTATCTGACGATGAAAATTCTGCTAACGCAGAACACACGGAAGTCGGGGGTGCGGACAAGCCGCACACTGACAAAAAACAAAATTCAATCAAAGTGAATTATTCAGCAGTAGCAGAAACATACAACGACTTGGTTAAAGAATTAAATTCAAATCTACCACTAATCGCAAATCCATCACAGTTAAGTGATAAACGCAAGAAAGCGATTAAGAAACTAGCTCAAGTGTTTATTAAACGATTTGAAATTGACAACGATGTAGAGTCCTCGCTCGGTGAGTACATCAAGGACTTCTTACAGTCCGCCCCGAGTTTCTACTTTGGCGAAAATAATCGAGGCTGGAAAGCAGATTTTGAATACATTTTGAGAGAGTCAACACTGGATAAAGTTTTAGAGGGGAATTTGTAA
- a CDS encoding ERF family protein produces MELQSANLSELMPELIQAISQLGNLSKDKQGYGYKYAELSKVLDTCRPILAEHNLVITQLVTVLNDEPTLVTTLFHKSGQFLRSCYPLVKAGVKQANDAQQVGAAITYARRYALTAMLFMAQEDDDAASVGKREQSSPPKSERPNNSNKSTPQAMSSTQANVTSKSIIEQLKDRLKGKTKEECGKIYDKSIVWLKEKHPDLVDEYNLMYNDYLLNLM; encoded by the coding sequence ATGGAGCTACAAAGTGCAAATTTAAGCGAGCTTATGCCTGAACTTATTCAAGCGATTAGCCAGCTTGGAAATCTAAGCAAAGATAAACAAGGTTATGGTTATAAATACGCAGAACTAAGCAAAGTGCTTGATACCTGTCGCCCAATTCTCGCGGAACATAATTTAGTTATCACGCAACTTGTTACTGTCCTAAATGACGAGCCAACACTAGTGACAACGCTATTTCATAAAAGCGGGCAGTTTTTACGGAGTTGTTATCCATTGGTTAAGGCTGGAGTTAAGCAAGCTAACGATGCTCAGCAAGTTGGTGCGGCCATTACTTATGCTCGTCGTTACGCTTTAACTGCAATGTTATTTATGGCGCAAGAAGATGATGATGCGGCAAGCGTGGGAAAGCGTGAGCAGTCATCGCCCCCAAAGTCCGAGCGGCCAAACAACTCCAACAAATCGACCCCGCAGGCTATGAGCTCTACTCAAGCTAATGTAACTAGCAAATCGATTATAGAGCAACTTAAAGATAGGCTGAAAGGAAAAACCAAAGAGGAGTGCGGTAAAATTTACGATAAGTCTATCGTTTGGTTAAAGGAAAAACACCCCGATCTCGTTGATGAATACAATCTAATGTATAACGATTATTTACTTAATTTAATGTAA
- a CDS encoding LexA family protein produces MNNETIGERIKRRRTELKLTQKELANAIKGVSNVAISQWESDTTKPNSENILDLSTVLQCDISWLLRGNGQSNVLPASIGGNKIPLISYIQAGKWSGISSLKESCGDFDYVFTDLDVSENAFALSIIGDSMEPEFKEEDVIIIDPLVQPVAGEFVVAINGDYEATFKKYRPLEIDEYGRTQFELIPLNSDYPKMSSLKQQISIIGTMVEHRIYRRKR; encoded by the coding sequence ATGAACAATGAAACAATTGGAGAGCGCATTAAGCGTAGAAGAACAGAGTTAAAACTGACACAAAAAGAGTTAGCTAATGCAATTAAAGGTGTCTCAAATGTGGCAATATCCCAATGGGAATCAGATACCACAAAGCCAAATTCTGAAAATATCTTAGACTTATCAACCGTATTGCAATGTGATATTAGCTGGTTATTGCGTGGTAATGGGCAGTCAAATGTATTACCAGCAAGCATTGGTGGAAATAAAATCCCCTTAATTAGCTATATTCAGGCTGGAAAATGGTCGGGAATATCATCTCTTAAAGAAAGTTGTGGTGATTTTGATTATGTCTTTACAGATCTTGATGTTTCTGAAAATGCTTTTGCGCTTTCTATAATTGGGGATTCTATGGAGCCTGAATTTAAAGAGGAAGATGTCATTATTATTGATCCACTGGTGCAACCTGTTGCAGGAGAATTTGTCGTTGCAATTAATGGAGATTATGAAGCAACCTTTAAAAAATATCGCCCCCTAGAAATAGATGAATATGGTCGAACTCAATTTGAATTAATTCCTTTAAATTCAGATTACCCTAAAATGTCTAGCTTAAAGCAACAAATATCAATTATAGGAACGATGGTGGAGCATCGAATTTACAGAAGAAAGAGATAA
- a CDS encoding helicase codes for MAELFIESEYHSIPHQFAEFRVANVDYIIDFSSDNDVIESLFSLDERLEPLLKNRSTYSVKFGVKEYYESTDPNIDLYAPPINHQIKKTDIQHLKEQLETLLYKHYLIYQPECYFFIAERPSLSRMYQKMCDNRHPLMIDFQPIGQLGENSDCFIIKTPNYKE; via the coding sequence ATGGCAGAATTATTTATTGAATCTGAATATCATTCAATTCCTCATCAATTTGCTGAATTTCGTGTAGCAAATGTTGATTATATTATTGATTTCTCATCGGATAATGATGTGATTGAAAGCCTCTTTTCTTTAGATGAACGCTTAGAACCGCTATTAAAAAATCGTAGCACATACAGTGTCAAATTTGGTGTGAAAGAATACTACGAAAGCACCGATCCAAATATCGATCTATACGCTCCACCAATCAATCATCAGATAAAGAAAACCGATATTCAGCACTTAAAAGAACAACTTGAAACATTGCTCTATAAGCACTATTTAATTTACCAACCTGAATGTTATTTTTTCATCGCTGAACGCCCCTCATTGAGCCGAATGTATCAAAAAATGTGCGACAATCGCCATCCACTTATGATAGACTTTCAACCAATCGGGCAACTAGGCGAAAACTCTGATTGTTTTATTATCAAAACCCCAAACTATAAGGAGTAA
- a CDS encoding YmfL family putative regulatory protein has protein sequence MEMKKVIIEMIDRIPGGRSAVAGFLGFTESELKNRLYQIKGQRFKNEELIALQLEYRCTDFIDELCRTAGGRFVPDVAENELDKVELANLQLHELSARGLLFAVLEKALEDGEITSKEEDKIRQALSKHLVATQHSIECAIVLHKK, from the coding sequence ATGGAAATGAAGAAAGTTATTATCGAAATGATTGATCGGATTCCTGGGGGGAGAAGTGCGGTAGCAGGATTCCTAGGTTTTACCGAAAGTGAATTAAAGAATCGCCTTTATCAAATAAAAGGCCAACGATTCAAAAACGAAGAATTGATCGCACTTCAGCTTGAGTATAGATGCACTGATTTTATCGATGAGCTTTGCCGTACCGCTGGTGGTCGTTTTGTACCTGATGTGGCAGAGAATGAATTAGACAAGGTTGAGCTTGCCAATTTACAACTTCACGAGCTTTCTGCGCGTGGTTTATTGTTTGCTGTATTAGAAAAGGCATTAGAAGACGGTGAAATCACCTCGAAAGAAGAAGACAAAATACGTCAAGCATTGAGTAAACATTTGGTAGCGACGCAACATTCGATTGAATGTGCGATTGTGTTACACAAGAAATAA
- a CDS encoding DUF4393 domain-containing protein — MSEPLSTAATSIAVAAGKEITATASKGIGQTVSDIWYVVFGAKWDEERQKKQIEVANNVDKFKEEITNKSTKILDENRIEPDVEVIGSTLESAKFRINKDEIRDMFSNLIVSAMDSSKANDIHPSFSEMIKMLSPLDAQNLYYLYHNRDETISSVRETDTTGGYTEHFKHIFLGNPKCQDNTLIEPSIDNLIRLKLVDVTYDAQKNDESLYEKHRGNSLILELKARRTQEIQSYKETLNYLNGGGIIQGASQEHQELVIENLKKLSQDTTIDIQKGIIRLTALGRNFCKICL, encoded by the coding sequence ATGAGTGAACCATTATCAACAGCTGCTACTAGTATTGCTGTAGCGGCTGGTAAAGAAATTACAGCAACTGCATCCAAGGGCATTGGGCAAACAGTAAGTGATATATGGTATGTCGTTTTTGGTGCAAAATGGGATGAAGAACGGCAGAAAAAACAAATAGAAGTTGCCAATAATGTTGACAAATTCAAAGAAGAAATCACAAATAAATCAACTAAAATTCTTGATGAAAATCGCATTGAGCCTGATGTTGAGGTAATTGGTTCTACACTAGAATCAGCTAAGTTTCGTATTAATAAGGATGAAATTAGAGATATGTTTTCCAATCTCATTGTATCTGCAATGGATAGTTCAAAAGCAAATGATATTCATCCATCATTTTCAGAAATGATAAAAATGCTTAGTCCGCTAGATGCTCAGAATTTGTATTATCTTTACCACAACAGGGATGAAACCATTTCAAGTGTTAGAGAAACTGACACAACTGGAGGATATACCGAGCATTTTAAGCATATTTTTTTGGGTAATCCCAAATGCCAAGATAATACTTTAATTGAACCGTCTATTGATAATCTTATTAGATTGAAACTAGTGGATGTTACATATGACGCCCAGAAAAATGACGAATCTCTTTATGAGAAACATAGAGGAAATAGCCTCATTCTAGAATTAAAGGCAAGAAGAACACAAGAAATACAGTCATATAAAGAGACTTTAAATTATCTCAATGGGGGCGGTATAATTCAAGGAGCTTCACAAGAGCACCAGGAACTAGTTATCGAAAATCTTAAAAAATTAAGCCAAGATACAACAATTGATATTCAAAAAGGCATCATACGCCTAACTGCTCTTGGCAGAAACTTCTGTAAGATCTGCTTATAA
- a CDS encoding Bro-N domain-containing protein translates to MSNLTIFNFENTPVQTIVENNEIFFRATQLAELLQYKNPHDALRKHVDSDDLAKREIVNTINKRAQVLFVNESGMYSLVLSSKLEQAKKVKRWITKEVLPQIRKTGKYQLQPQQKTAVDDRAGLRNAVSFLVNKKGLIYSEVYQLIHQQFGVEHIDELSQEQLSQAIKYIHFLTLNLDGLFKKGEEVIIPEYIFDAIMKHAKLAQKLAEKVICYQEKQFALLGIARHYRSNELTSRANSLLSEFSYFLHEGEKLLAQQIENPSLTQIKKLSFNA, encoded by the coding sequence ATGTCAAATCTTACAATTTTCAATTTTGAAAACACTCCTGTTCAAACCATTGTAGAAAACAATGAAATCTTTTTTAGAGCAACTCAGCTTGCAGAATTGTTGCAATATAAAAATCCACATGACGCATTAAGAAAACACGTTGATTCTGACGACCTAGCAAAACGCGAGATCGTGAATACTATCAATAAACGTGCTCAAGTTCTCTTCGTGAATGAAAGCGGAATGTATTCATTAGTCTTGAGTTCAAAATTAGAGCAGGCCAAAAAAGTAAAACGTTGGATAACTAAAGAAGTTCTCCCGCAGATTCGTAAAACAGGAAAATATCAACTTCAACCACAACAAAAAACCGCCGTTGATGACCGCGCTGGCTTACGTAATGCCGTCAGCTTCTTAGTGAATAAAAAAGGGCTCATCTATTCTGAAGTTTATCAACTGATTCATCAACAATTTGGCGTCGAACACATTGATGAACTTTCTCAGGAACAACTTTCTCAAGCCATTAAATACATTCACTTTCTTACCCTAAATCTTGATGGTTTATTTAAAAAAGGCGAAGAAGTTATCATCCCTGAATATATTTTCGATGCCATTATGAAGCATGCAAAACTGGCTCAAAAACTGGCAGAGAAAGTTATTTGCTATCAAGAAAAACAATTTGCTTTACTCGGCATAGCTCGCCATTACCGAAGTAACGAGCTTACCAGCCGTGCAAATAGCCTACTTAGTGAATTTTCTTATTTTTTACACGAGGGCGAAAAACTGCTCGCACAACAAATAGAAAATCCATCACTAACGCAAATTAAAAAATTATCTTTTAACGCGTAA